From a single Miscanthus floridulus cultivar M001 chromosome 8, ASM1932011v1, whole genome shotgun sequence genomic region:
- the LOC136475573 gene encoding uncharacterized protein, with the protein MGYVLSAVARVLEQPTAWGAAWEMALLAGPLWAAALLGLLLGWAWRPRWAAGLVVPTADGGSAAAAAPAPAQPPFATLDFWKAQLPARLRAPLGYAGAPVQQREEDEDAVQGSSEMANEELAVGRDDLVNLWRLVEGRDGGPAWLKMMEKSLPTMTYQAWRRDAQTGPPQYQSSSIFENATPEEVRDFFGDDEFRMSNKWDDMLIYHKTLEECQTTGTIKVHWVRKFPFFCSDREYIIARRIWKLGGAYYCVTKGIPCSSIPRRNKPRRVDLYYSSWCIRSVESKRGSGGLTACEVLLFHHEDMGIPYEIAKLGIRQGMWGCVKKIEPGLRAYQEARAAGEPASRSALMARINTKVGDNFIRSLESNSDESEIVEAEEKPARNHVARFLVLGGAVALACTLDQGLLTKALIFGVARKFVGQRKTL; encoded by the exons ATGGGGTACGTGCTGTCGGCGGTGGCGAGGGTGCTGGAACAGCCCACGGCGTGGGGGGCGGCCTGGGAGATGGCGCTCCTCGCGGGGCCCCTCTGGGCGGCGGCCCTACTCGGCCTCCTGCTCGGCTGGGCCTGGCGCCCGCGCTGGGCAGCCGGCCTCGTCGTCCCCACCGCCGACGGCGGCAGCGCCGCTGCTgctgcgccggcgccggcgcagcCGCCCTTCGCCACGCTCGACTTCTGGAAGGCCCAGCTCCCCGCTCGTCTCCGCGCCCCGCTCGGCTACGCCGGCGCCCCCGTGCAGCAGAGGGAGGAGGACGAAGACGCCGTGCAAGG GTCGTCGGAGATGGCGAACGAGGAGCTGGCGGTGGGGAGGGATGACCTGGTGAACCTCTGGAGGTTGGTGGAGGGCAGGGACGGCGGCCCAGCCTGGCTCAAGATGATGGAGAAGTCGCTGCCCACCATGACCTACCAGGCGTGGAGGAGGGATGCGCAG ACCGGCCCTCCACAATATCAGAGTAGCAGTATCTTTGAAAATGCTACTCCGGAGGAAGTGAGGGACTTCTTCGGGGATGATGAGTTCCGAATGTCCAACAAGTGGGATGATATGCTTATTTATCATAAGACGCTGGAGGAGTGCCAGACCACTGGGACGATTAAAGTACATTGGGTCCGGAAG TTCCCCTTCTTCTGCAGTGACAGAGAGTACATTATTGCTCGTCGGATATGGAAACTGGGGGGCGCCTATTATTGTGTCACCAAG GGTATACCATGCTCATCCATTCCACGGCGTAACAAACCTCGAAGAGTTGATTTGTATTATTCAAGCTGGTGCATCCGTTCAG TGGAATCCAAGAGAGGGAGCGGAGGGTTGACAGCCTGTGAGGTTCTCTTGTTTCACCATGAGGACATGGGTATCCCATATGAGATTGCAAAGCTTGGTATTCGGCAGGGAATGTGGGGATGTGTAAAGAAAATTGAGCCTGGACTCCGGGCCTATCAGGAAGCCAGAGCTGCAGGGGAGCCAGCGTCACGGAGTGCCTTGATGGCCCGAATCAATACTAAGGTCGGCGACAATTTTATTCGGTCATTGGAGTCCAACAGCGACGAATCAGAAATCGTGGAAGCAGAAGAGAAGCCTGCGAGGAACCATGTGGCAAGGTTCCTTGTACTCGGAGGAGCAGTTGCTCTGGCCTGTACTCTTGATCAAGGGCTCCTAACGAAGGCTCTCATCTTCGGTGTCGCGCGGAAATTCGTTGGGCAGAGGAAGACATTGTAG